CCATTCTCAACGTCCTCCACTTCATGGTCGTGGGGCTTTTCGTCTTGTGCTGCCATGTCTCTCGGATCAAAGCGAGAGTCTGGTGCGTTAGGTACTCTCATTGTTTTACAGGGCGGGTTCGTATGGAAAACGGGCCCAAGAAGCTCGGTAAAAATTGATGATCATATATAGCGTACTAAAATCTCAAGACTTACGAAGTACTTCAAAGGGAACCTCACTCAGGTTTTGACATCGTCGGCGTCGGCGACCGTCGCCGACGGACAATGTCCGAGCCCACATAATTAGGGCTTCGCTTCACTTCCACCGCTGATTGAATCTGGAGAAAACGCGGGGTAAACGCCACTAGCGAAGAGCCGGGCCCTCGGCATTGGTCTATAACGTCCCCGCAGCGACGATTAATTGTGTCCGGCTTTTCGGACTAAAACTCGCCGGCTTACTTGACCGAAAACAACGGAGTCCCATCACACTTGCACACTCCGGTCTGGCGGCTGCAGGCGACATTGAAACATGCATGCTTGCGACAGATGCCATCGGCGCAAGTCAAAATGCGACAAAGTGCTACCGGCGTGTGGACCATGCCAGAAAGCTGGAGTTGCCTGCAAGTATGTCGATCGGACGAAAGGCCATCAGCAACTTCTGGAGAAATTGCAGCGTCGCTTGAAACATGTCGAAGCTACCAATCGCGCCTTGGCGGCGAAACTAGCTAGCCATGCTTCTCCAGCTGCACAAAGTGAGGCCAATGAATATGGTAACGAGGTGGATTCAGAGATGCCCGCACTGGATGATGCGCTTAGGGAAGCTACCGCTAGACGGCAGGAAATAGAAAGGGACGATAATGAGGTCATAGAGGAAGTCACCTTTCTATCCAGTGGGGCAGGGGGCGAGCAGCACTTCCTGGGCTCCGCCAGCGGTGTGTTCCTTGCTAGCTTGGTCAGTGCGACTATGGTCAGCTCCCGGTCTCAGGGTACGCACGAAGGGGATTCACGAGGAAGATCGAGTAGATTTCAACCGGTTTCACCTCTTACTACTGCCTCTTCTGAGGCTCCGGCATTACCTGCAGAGCAGGTCGCGCGTAATCTACATCGTGCCTACTTTGAACATGACCATCTCTGCTACCCTTTCCTCCATCGCGAGACCGCCCTCTGCGCATTAGACCAAGCCTATCAGGACCCCTCCTTCTTGGAACAAAATGCCTTTGCATCGTTTGCATTTGATATGATCCTCGCTATAGCCACCGCCAGTGTGCACAAGTTTAACATCGAAGCACTTCCTGATGCGGAAGCATATCAAATACGGGCAACACAGAGACTAAACGAGGTAATGCGTGATGGTGGTGTACAAGCACTTCAAGCGCTCCTGTTACTGTGTCAATACAGGATGACAAATTCGATCCAGGACACATCAACAAGTAAGTTATAGAATTTTCATAGATGTAGTTGATTGATCTGACTTTCGCCAGGCTTATGGCACATCGTTGGTGTTGCTTCCCGGATGTGCTTCGAGCTGGGACTGCATCGGGAGCCGACTTACCGGCCGACCGAGACCACAAACACTAGTGACAAAACTTCATATGCAACCATACAGTGCGAGATTCGTCGCCGATGCTTCTGGTGTGTTGTTGCGATGGATAGGTACAGACAGCTTCGTTTATCTTGGGTATAGAAACTGACATCATCCAACTAGAATCGTAAGTATTACATTGGGAAGACCTCTTGCCATACACCTACAGGACGTAGAGGTCGCCCTTCCTGACTCTAAGCATGACACTGTCTTAGGTCATGATAATGTAAACTTAGAACGCCAGTCCTCGTCATCCATCTCCCGCACGGCGTTGTTTGTTCACATTGTCCGCTACCGAATAATCTGTGGCGATATATTGTCTGCACTACACAACATATCCGGTCGAACACAAAGCGACGCTGCCTTGGTGGCTCGAGATAAACTTGCCGATGATCTTGCTCAATGGCATAATGAAACCGCGGCATTAGCGCTTCCAGAAATAGATCTGGCTAGCCCCCTTTTAGGAGACCAGTCCAGCTATCGTGCCCGGGAATGGTATgagctattatattataatgCCCTCCTTATGCTGTATAGGCCATCACCAGCACTAGGATCATCGCCTCATCAGGACGCGGGCGTCCTACAAACCATATTCGTCGCCGCGAAACAGTCTATCACATTGTATTCACATCTTCACCGCTCCCGGCGCATTAACTACACTTGGATAACTCTCCATTCTGTTTTCATGGCTGGCCTGTCCTACGTCTATGCCGTGGGTAGACACTTCCGAGCTCGCAAGCGTCGGGCTCCCAGCAGTACATCCTCCCTCCTTCAGAGCGATCCCACCATAATTGAAATAGTGCATGACTCAAGAGCATGCTCGAATGTATTAGTCGGTATCTCTGAACGGTGGAACGTGACGAAGCACTGCCATGATGTCTTCAACCGTCTGACTGATGCCATGCTCGCGGATGCCATTGAATACCATTCCCAGACCACCGGTTCAGCATCAGCCCAACACAAGTCAGCAGCGCTTGGACCTGACGAGCCATTATTATCGGTAGATAACACAGCAGTTAGCGCCACACCGGGCATTGCACCAGTAGCTTCCTGGGACATAAGCGATCCCT
This window of the Aspergillus flavus chromosome 8, complete sequence genome carries:
- a CDS encoding fungal-specific transcription factor domain-containing protein, which translates into the protein MHACDRCHRRKSKCDKVLPACGPCQKAGVACKYVDRTKGHQQLLEKLQRRLKHVEATNRALAAKLASHASPAAQSEANEYGNEVDSEMPALDDALREATARRQEIERDDNEVIEEVTFLSSGAGGEQHFLGSASGVFLASLVSATMVSSRSQGTHEGDSRGRSSRFQPVSPLTTASSEAPALPAEQVARNLHRAYFEHDHLCYPFLHRETALCALDQAYQDPSFLEQNAFASFAFDMILAIATASVHKFNIEALPDAEAYQIRATQRLNEVMRDGGVQALQALLLLCQYRMTNSIQDTSTSLWHIVGVASRMCFELGLHREPTYRPTETTNTSDKTSYATIQCEIRRRCFWCVVAMDRIVSITLGRPLAIHLQDVEVALPDSKHDTVLGHDNVNLERQSSSSISRTALFVHIVRYRIICGDILSALHNISGRTQSDAALVARDKLADDLAQWHNETAALALPEIDLASPLLGDQSSYRAREWYELLYYNALLMLYRPSPALGSSPHQDAGVLQTIFVAAKQSITLYSHLHRSRRINYTWITLHSVFMAGLSYVYAVGRHFRARKRRAPSSTSSLLQSDPTIIEIVHDSRACSNVLVGISERWNVTKHCHDVFNRLTDAMLADAIEYHSQTTGSASAQHKSAALGPDEPLLSVDNTAVSATPGIAPVASWDISDPSSNSLGVDSVLRECFDDLRRFQMLEGHGDDPVGRLFHDWLGEIGDIDMNLPPMW